One genomic segment of Bacillaceae bacterium S4-13-56 includes these proteins:
- a CDS encoding 4Fe-4S dicluster domain-containing protein → MSCNHCSSPECFRVCPERAFVKRHDGVVMIDSSLCTGCGLCVPACPYGAPQFDSETQKVSKCQMCYPRQDAGLPTACVEACSTGALKLVDLDEFYDPNTVPSIPGFPDIRITQPSIVFYPPKPKQRYFLKE, encoded by the coding sequence ATGTCATGTAATCATTGCAGTAGTCCTGAGTGTTTTCGTGTGTGTCCAGAGAGGGCGTTTGTGAAGCGGCATGATGGTGTGGTGATGATTGATTCTAGTCTTTGTACGGGGTGTGGGCTTTGCGTACCTGCTTGTCCTTATGGGGCGCCACAGTTTGATTCGGAGACGCAGAAGGTGAGTAAGTGTCAGATGTGTTATCCGAGGCAGGATGCAGGGCTCCCAACGGCTTGTGTAGAGGCCTGTTCAACAGGTGCCCTTAAGCTTGTGGATTTAGATGAATTCTATGACCCCAACACTGTACCTAGTATTCCGGGCTTTCCAGACATTAGAATTACCCAGCCATCCATTGTGTTTTATCCTCCGAAGCCCAAGCAGAGGTATTTCTTGAAGGAGTAG